DNA sequence from the Paenibacillus azoreducens genome:
TTGATTTATGACATGTTTTATTGCCCGGAAACCGGTGAGCTTCTGATCAATGACAGCCATCAAATTTCGAGACTGGCAGCGGACGGAAGCATTCGCTGCTGCACTCGGGCTGTATACGAAAGCACACTTTCCTTGTCCGGAAGCCGGGCACTATGGTATGACGCCCCTCACCTGGTTGTTACGGACTTGTTGACTCAGGAAATCATATATCAGACCCGGGTTGCTCCGGAAAAGGTTAACGGGCACAGCTTGCAGCTATGCGGCGGACTGTCGCGCAGCGGACAGGTTTTCGCTTATTGCACACAGCCTGGCGAAATTGTCATTTGCGATCTGGAAACGCATATGGAGCATTCGATTGCCAAAGATATCAGCGCCTTGACGGTAGCTATGGGTTTTTCGTCGGATGATCGTTATTTGTTCACCCAGGAGCAATACGGGTCATGGGAGCTTAAATGTTACGATTTGGGTACATCAACCTTAGCCCCGGAGTGGAAAACCGATCACGTCAAAAGCTTTGCCGTGCATCCGAGCAAACCGCTGCTGGCGATGTACAGCTATGGACAGGTGCATCTTTATCATACACACACGTTACGGCATATCCTCGAATTCAAACCTGAACATGTGGTGAAAACTTGTAACCTGACCTTTACGAAAGATTATTTGGCGCTGTATTCCGATTACGGCTGCGTCAGCCTTTACGCTATTTAAACGCAAGCGGCCGAAAATACGGGGCTATCTCATAGGCTCATGACTTTATTCGCTATCTGTTCTCATTCAAACAGGCCTCAGCTTCTGAATACGAATTTATACTGATATATCAAATATATTTTTCCCGTCAAGAGATCACTGTCCTTATCCCAACCGCTCCGCCCACGCCAATTTTAATTTACACTCAAATGAGGCAACAAATGCTCCAGTTCATCTTCAAGTTCCTTGGAAACCGGCGCCATGGGGAGGCGAAGCTGATCTGAGGCGATAATCCCCTTTCTTGCCAGAATCCATTTTAATGGTGCGGGATTGGATTCCTGAAACAGCTTACGGATCAATGGAATCTGTTGATCGAAGAAATGCTTTGCCGAGAGATCGTCACCGCTTTGTACCAGACGGTAAACATCAATAAATGTTTGAGTGTTGACATTGGCGGACGCCAATATTCCACCGGCCGCCCCTTGTTTCAGCATGGCATAATAGTTGATATCATCGCCGCATAATACCGGTCCTGCTCCATGCCTGTTCAGTTCCGATAGCAGCGCAAGGCTGTCTGAACTGTCTTTTAATCCGACAACTCCATTCAGGGCCATGATTCTTCTTGCTGTTTCCATCGTTAGCCGAACGCCGGTACGGGATGGAATTTCATAAGCAATAACCGGAACTCCCACTTCCGCAACCTTTTGAAAATGCTTAATAATTCCCTCCTGCGACGGTTTGCTGTAATAAGGAACCACCACCAGCACGGCATCGGCGCCAATTTCTGCGGCGCTTTCCGTTCGCCTTACCGTTGATACCGTATCATTTGTTCCGGTGCCTATAATAACCGGCATACGTTGTTTCTTGCCCCCAATGAGCTGTTTTGTGGCCTGGACAAGCTGCAGGACTTCTTCCCAAGCCACCGTCGGCGCTTCTCCAGTCGTCCCATTGATAACCAATCCTTGAATATCGTGCTGAATCAGCCCACCTAAATAACTCCGATAGGATTCCAAATCCAGCTCCCCGCTTTGCAAAAAGGGCGTAATCACAGGTACAAAAACACCATTCATATCTCGTCTATCCAACATTTGGATGACCTCCTGTTCGTTATGGTGAGATTAATGTAACATAGAATTAGTTATCAGAGTTATCTATAATAGTTGATGATCATTATCAATATTATTGATGGAGTGAACGATATGGATCTAACTTATCTGCACACCTTTCGGGAGGTTGCCCTTCGCCAGAGCTTCACCCGGGCGGCTGAGGAACTAGGATACGCGCAATCCAGCGTAACCACGCAGATTCAAAAACTGGAGAAGGCCTATGGCGTACAGTTGTTTGAACGTTTTGGAAAAGGGATGCGGCTTACTTCAGCGGGAGAAGAACTGCTTCAAATCACGGTTCAAATACTTGGCTTATACCAGGAATCCGTCGAAAGGCTGAGCAGGCAAGAAGGAGGCTCCCTCTCGATCGGAACCATGGACTCGCTTGCCTCTTACTTTCTGCCGCCTGTTTTGCAGCAGCTTCGGCACCAGTTTCCCGCTCTCACAATTCGGCTGCATACAGACCGGGAAGATCATATTGTGCAAAAGGTTAAAGAAGGCGATCTGGACCTCGGTCTGCTTCTGGAAAATAAATCCACCGATGCCTCTCTGAACTGGCAAGCAGTCAAGGAAGAACCGCTTATTCTGATTGCCGGACCGGATCATCCATTATCACGATTGAACAAAATCGAACTGAACCATCTCGCGCATGCGGAGTGGATTATGCCTGAGGATAGCTGTAATTATCGAATCATGTTGGAAAAGGTTCTAAAACGGAATCATATCCCTTATATCATTGGTCTTGAGCTCGGCAACCCGGAAGCGATCAAAAGATGCGTCATGTCCGGTTCAGGAATTTCCCTTCTGCCCGAAATGGCTGCCATTGACGAGATTCGCAGAGGGAAGCTGACGATGCTGCCGTTTGCCCATCCGGATATACGTTTACACCTACAGCTTGTGACACATCCGAAGAAATGGATATCTAAAGCGCTGAGGTCATTCATCGAATTGAATCATACACATGCCACGATGCCGTGAAGTAACTTGAATTAGAGCGTTTAATCCCGCCATCCCAGGTATTTTCACGAAAAACGCATGGAAGATCGCTTTGACGGCCATCCTCCATGCGTTTGATTCTTTTTCTGAATTATGGCGCTATTCCCGAGCCTCACTTGCGCAGCTCATAAAATTGACATTCCCGGCGCGAGTGATATGTTACGTCGCTGACATCCGATTGGGTAATAATCGTAGTATCCGTAAACCGGATGATATAAGTAGCGGAATCGATCAAAAGATCGTCGCGAAATACTCGGATCGGAAGCTTCCTGCGCTCGGCTTCTTCGAAATCAGCATCTGACAGAAGCTCTCTTATGGTAGCCATTAGACGGCGGTTCCCCCTTTTTATTGATGTGCATAAATAACAAAAGGACTTTGACACTCCCACGCCTAAAGGCGCAAGCCTCATTCCTACTGGCATGAGGTGGGATTCTTAGGTACTAAACTGTACGCAGTCCATTTCTGTTTTGTACTAGCCCTAAGCTAAGGGTATGCCATTACCCCATCCTAGACCAGACCGTATAGGTGTCTAGGCTGATTGACTGTTACCATCAATCACAGGTGCAAAAATAATATTCCATGCACCGACTAAATCGCGGTGTTCTCTAGCACCGCAGTTCGAACAAGTATACCTACGATCTAGCGCATGATTGTGGTGTCCGCATTGTGGGCATCGTTGACTCGTGTATGCTGGGTTTACATGTTCCACTTTAATACCCGCTACATTTGCTTTGTACTTGATGTATTGTGCTAAACGATAGAAAGACCAGTTACTTAGAGAATGATTGTTTTTACGACTTTTTCTTGTCTGTTGCCGAATGCCCGACAACTGTTCAAGTCGGATCACACCGACATTGTGTTTCATTGCGAAATCAATGATTTCACGGCTGATTTTATGGTCTTGGTCTTTCATCCATCGTTGCTCTTTATCACGAGACTTTTCAATCGCATTTTGCTTTTTGGCTTTACCTAACTCTTTGCGACGAGCATTATGGTATCGGCGAACGTACTTGTTCATGCGTCCATTTCCAACAAACTTCACTTCTTTCTCATCGGTGACACAGACAGCAGGAACTTTGATACCTAAGTCTACACCCATGACTTTCGTTGAAGGGGTGAGTTCGGTTGGAACTTCCAGCGCAATTTGAGCTATCCATTTGTTGCCTTTGCATGTGATTCTCAGCGTACCGATTTTGGTTGCGATGGCTAACAGATTAAGGTCTCGTTGTTCAATGAGTGCTTTCATACTTAACTTCTTCGAGCGTCCGTCAATCACAAAAGGCATACAGATACTTGTTGGCGTGACCGTGAAATTTTGGTTATTCCAAATGATCACTGGCTTTTTCAAGACGGGTACGATTTGAAATTTTGTTTTCTTTGCTCTTTTGAACACACTCTTGGCATCACGGATCGCTTGATTCTTCACCGCACTATTCAGTGAAACTGCAACGTCTTTAGACGTTTTCTTGGTTGTCTTTTGTTCGGCAACCATTTCAGAAACGAGAAAATTCACGGTTTCAATATAGCGCAAAGACGAACTTTTCAAAAGCTCAGTTTCTTTCTTTGTCGGAAGTAGCTTGATCTTGATTGTCAAGGATTGCGCCATGAGTTCTCACCTCGTTCTCTGATTTTCAACATATCGTTTTATGGTTTGTGAAGATACATTTCCAGCGGTGGATACGAAATAACTACGAGTCCATAAACTTGGTAAAGCGCTTAGAAAGTCGAATTCATCACGTAGTATTCTTGACGTGCCTCCTTTCACTTTCGCCATGATGTCCGCAGGACTGTAGGTTGGAGGGACATTTAAGAATAAGTAGCAGTGGTCTTTGTCAGTTTCCATTGCAACAATCTTAAAGTCGTGTTCCTTACAGATTTGACGGACTAGCTCTTTAAAGCGTTCGTCAACGGCTTGATTGCGGAATATCTTCCTACGGTATCTAGGACAAAACACAAAATGATAGTTGAGTAGACTTACAGTTGTTTTGGTTCTTCTATATTCTTCCATGATTTCAGTATAACACATTTATTGTATGTATGGTATTAAAACATACGCAAACAAACAAAAAAGAAAAGGAGCTAGATAGAGTCGTACATGTACGTACCTAAAGGTACGCCCCAGTCCGAAGTCGCTATCATCCCACCCCTTAAGGAGTGGGCTTTCTCGCACCTGAAATCTGTAATTGTAACCGAATTAGAAGTTGATTGAAAACCCAGCCTGCATGATAAATTGGGTAACTATCCTTTTGCTACTAAATTGGGATGGGTTCAAGACAGGTTCGGCGTCTCTTGGCAATTGAGCTTCTGATTTTCGGGAAACAAAAAAACCCGTCGGATTTCCTAAATCAGAAATTTGACGGGTTTACTTATATAAGCACCTTCAATCAGTAATCCCGATTAAACAGGAATTTTCGCTTCCGCAGAACGCAGCGCTTTTGCGATGTTCCCTTCCCATTCCAATATCTTACGTTGGGAAACCTGAACCCGGTTTAACGCCTCAACCATCCCCTTTAATTCTGCCGCAGCACTCACCGCGTCTCCCTGCTTCACGGCTGTTTTATAACGTTTATTCGCCTCCTGCTTTGATTTGTTCAGCTCCGCGATTTTAGCATTTTCCACAGTGATTTGTTTCTTGAATGCTTGTACCGGCAACAATTCCGCCTTCACCGCTTTAGCCTTCGCGTTCGCCTGTTTCTTAGCGGCCGCCAGAGCCTCTTTTTTTGCTTTGATCTCCTGTTTTGCCGCTAATGCGGAAGCTTTGATCCGATTCCGTTTCAAATCAAACAATAATGCCGA
Encoded proteins:
- a CDS encoding VOC family protein, producing the protein MGNYPFATKLGWVQDRFGVSWQLSF
- a CDS encoding LysR family transcriptional regulator produces the protein MDLTYLHTFREVALRQSFTRAAEELGYAQSSVTTQIQKLEKAYGVQLFERFGKGMRLTSAGEELLQITVQILGLYQESVERLSRQEGGSLSIGTMDSLASYFLPPVLQQLRHQFPALTIRLHTDREDHIVQKVKEGDLDLGLLLENKSTDASLNWQAVKEEPLILIAGPDHPLSRLNKIELNHLAHAEWIMPEDSCNYRIMLEKVLKRNHIPYIIGLELGNPEAIKRCVMSGSGISLLPEMAAIDEIRRGKLTMLPFAHPDIRLHLQLVTHPKKWISKALRSFIELNHTHATMP
- the tnpA gene encoding IS200/IS605 family transposase gives rise to the protein MMEEYRRTKTTVSLLNYHFVFCPRYRRKIFRNQAVDERFKELVRQICKEHDFKIVAMETDKDHCYLFLNVPPTYSPADIMAKVKGGTSRILRDEFDFLSALPSLWTRSYFVSTAGNVSSQTIKRYVENQRTR
- the dapA gene encoding 4-hydroxy-tetrahydrodipicolinate synthase, with translation MLDRRDMNGVFVPVITPFLQSGELDLESYRSYLGGLIQHDIQGLVINGTTGEAPTVAWEEVLQLVQATKQLIGGKKQRMPVIIGTGTNDTVSTVRRTESAAEIGADAVLVVVPYYSKPSQEGIIKHFQKVAEVGVPVIAYEIPSRTGVRLTMETARRIMALNGVVGLKDSSDSLALLSELNRHGAGPVLCGDDINYYAMLKQGAAGGILASANVNTQTFIDVYRLVQSGDDLSAKHFFDQQIPLIRKLFQESNPAPLKWILARKGIIASDQLRLPMAPVSKELEDELEHLLPHLSVN
- a CDS encoding RNA-guided endonuclease InsQ/TnpB family protein — translated: MAQSLTIKIKLLPTKKETELLKSSSLRYIETVNFLVSEMVAEQKTTKKTSKDVAVSLNSAVKNQAIRDAKSVFKRAKKTKFQIVPVLKKPVIIWNNQNFTVTPTSICMPFVIDGRSKKLSMKALIEQRDLNLLAIATKIGTLRITCKGNKWIAQIALEVPTELTPSTKVMGVDLGIKVPAVCVTDEKEVKFVGNGRMNKYVRRYHNARRKELGKAKKQNAIEKSRDKEQRWMKDQDHKISREIIDFAMKHNVGVIRLEQLSGIRQQTRKSRKNNHSLSNWSFYRLAQYIKYKANVAGIKVEHVNPAYTSQRCPQCGHHNHALDRRYTCSNCGAREHRDLVGAWNIIFAPVIDGNSQSA